From a single Vicinamibacterales bacterium genomic region:
- a CDS encoding Glu/Leu/Phe/Val dehydrogenase yields the protein MNKKAFNPFEMAQAQFDKVADIINLDSATRELLRNPIREFSFAIPVRMDDGTVKVFRGFRVQHNDARGPAKGGIRFHPHETLDTVRALATWMTWKCSVVDIPLGGGKGGVICDPHNLSQREQQAICRGWVRQMAKNVGPVNDVPAPDVMTNPQHMLWMLDEFEAIHGGRYPGFITGKPVGMGGSLGRTEATGFGVIFTVREALRELGLKPADCKAAVQGFGNVSQYAVRLYRQLGGKVICVSCWDQEDQVSYTFRKLAGVDPDELMGITDHFGGIDKSKAKKLGYEILPGDAWIEQEVEVLLPAAIENQVTAETVGKIHPKVKLIAEGANGPTTPEADKVIHERGIFVIPDFLANAGGVTCSYFEQVQGNMNYYWEREEVLGKLDTKMTAAFNAVSDLARKQKLYMRDAAYVISVNRVAKACKDRGWV from the coding sequence GTGAATAAGAAAGCGTTCAATCCGTTCGAGATGGCACAGGCTCAGTTCGACAAGGTCGCCGACATCATCAATCTCGATTCGGCCACCCGGGAACTGCTCCGCAACCCGATTCGGGAATTCTCCTTCGCAATTCCGGTTCGGATGGACGACGGCACCGTGAAGGTGTTCCGTGGCTTCCGCGTCCAGCACAACGACGCCCGGGGCCCGGCCAAGGGCGGCATCCGCTTCCATCCGCACGAGACGCTCGATACGGTCCGCGCGCTGGCCACCTGGATGACGTGGAAGTGCTCGGTGGTGGACATCCCGCTCGGCGGCGGCAAGGGCGGCGTCATTTGCGATCCACACAACCTCAGCCAGCGCGAACAGCAGGCGATCTGCCGCGGCTGGGTGCGCCAGATGGCGAAGAACGTCGGCCCGGTCAACGACGTGCCAGCACCCGACGTGATGACGAACCCGCAGCACATGCTGTGGATGCTCGACGAGTTCGAGGCGATTCACGGTGGCCGCTACCCCGGCTTCATCACCGGCAAGCCGGTGGGCATGGGCGGTTCCCTCGGCCGGACCGAGGCGACGGGCTTTGGCGTGATCTTCACGGTGCGCGAGGCACTGCGTGAACTCGGCCTCAAGCCGGCTGACTGCAAGGCGGCGGTGCAGGGCTTCGGCAACGTGTCGCAGTATGCCGTTCGCCTCTACCGGCAGCTCGGCGGCAAGGTGATCTGCGTGTCGTGCTGGGACCAGGAAGACCAGGTGTCCTACACGTTCCGCAAGCTGGCCGGCGTGGACCCCGACGAGTTGATGGGGATCACGGACCACTTCGGCGGCATCGACAAGAGCAAGGCGAAGAAGCTCGGCTACGAGATCCTTCCGGGCGACGCGTGGATCGAGCAGGAAGTCGAAGTCCTGTTGCCCGCGGCAATCGAGAACCAGGTCACGGCGGAGACCGTCGGCAAGATTCACCCCAAGGTGAAGCTCATCGCCGAGGGCGCGAACGGCCCGACGACGCCGGAGGCCGACAAGGTGATCCACGAGCGAGGCATCTTCGTGATCCCCGACTTCCTGGCCAACGCCGGCGGCGTGACCTGCAGCTACTTCGAGCAGGTGCAGGGGAACATGAACTACTACTGGGAACGCGAAGAGGTCCTTGGCAAGCTCGACACCAAGATGACCGCGGCGTTCAACGCGGTCAGCGACCTGGCGCGCAAGCAGAAGCTGTACATGCGCGACGCGGCGTACGTGATCTCGGTGAATCGCGTCGCCAAGGCGTGCAAGGACCGCGGCTGGGTCTAA
- a CDS encoding SprT family zinc-dependent metalloprotease, whose translation MDSDTGAQPRLPFGPVPRPPRGGSVRDTLIARGRPLVVTYVRHRRARHYLLRLDADGNVRITVPWRGSREEANRFIREKISWIERERFRQSLRQPGRRWEAGTPVLLDGEEVGLAVIENAGQRTVSVGPHRVPLSDGDPVDLKPVVERHLQRVATVMLDARLRELAAELRVTVVAVTVRGQRSRWGSCSPSGRISLNWRLIQLPPTVRDYVLLHELTHLRHPNHSRRFWRALEQVCPNLADARAWLRGASLQTM comes from the coding sequence GTGGACTCCGACACGGGCGCACAGCCTCGACTGCCATTCGGTCCGGTGCCTCGCCCCCCGCGCGGCGGATCCGTTCGCGACACCCTCATCGCCCGTGGTCGCCCGCTGGTGGTGACGTACGTGCGCCACCGGCGCGCGCGGCACTACCTGCTGAGACTCGACGCGGACGGCAACGTCCGCATCACCGTGCCATGGCGAGGTTCGCGTGAGGAGGCCAATCGCTTCATCCGCGAGAAGATCTCGTGGATCGAGCGCGAGCGATTCCGTCAATCGCTTCGCCAACCCGGGCGTCGGTGGGAGGCCGGTACGCCGGTGCTCCTGGACGGGGAAGAGGTCGGTTTGGCGGTGATCGAGAACGCCGGTCAGCGCACGGTATCGGTCGGTCCCCATCGCGTGCCGCTCTCGGACGGCGATCCGGTCGACCTCAAACCCGTCGTCGAGCGCCATCTCCAGCGTGTCGCCACGGTCATGCTGGACGCCCGCCTGCGCGAACTCGCCGCGGAGCTTCGCGTCACCGTCGTCGCCGTCACCGTGCGCGGCCAGCGCAGCCGCTGGGGGTCGTGCTCGCCGTCCGGACGCATCTCGCTCAACTGGCGGCTCATCCAGTTGCCGCCCACCGTGCGCGACTACGTGCTGCTCCACGAACTGACGCACCTGCGTCATCCGAACCACTCCAGGCGGTTCTGGCGTGCGCTCGAGCAGGTGTGCCCGAACCTCGCCGACGCACGCGCCTGGCTGCGCGGCGCCAGCCTGCAGACCATGTAG
- a CDS encoding PPC domain-containing protein, whose protein sequence is MPRTKTSAVLGLAAATLLAAPALGQQNSPHIGYVYPAGGQRGTTVHVKVGGRYLEGAAAPVVSGGGVRAEVVGYDKPLTQKEIGESRDKVQELLKGGPDPEVRRQVAELRLKMADSLRRNQNPVIAEIVALDILIEPEAVAGPRFLRLMTPLGLSDPVVFCVGQLPEFRENEEKQSRADAETAVTLPAVVNGRLVPGDTDRAQFFPRQGQQYVPGDVDRYRFEARKGADLIIAASARELMPYLADAVPGWFQAVLTLYDANGREVAYDDDDRFLPDPVIHFKVPSEGEYVVEIKDALYRGREDFVYRITIGEVPFLTSIFPLGGPAGVKTTVQATGWNLSTSRATMDATHATPGVYPLSMRRGEVSSNRVSFAVDQLPEVTEREPNDTAKTAQRISLPVIVNGRIQQPGDVDVYSFTGRAGGRIVAEVFGRRLGSPLDSVLELTDAAGVRVAFNDDHDDKAAALVTHQADSLIIATLPANGIYLLRIGDRQRKGGADYGYRLSVGPPRPDFELRMTPSAVNAAAGATIPVSVHAIRKDGFAGDIALSLKDASDGFSLSGGVVPAGQDQIRVTLTVPPVPTDTPVGLVVEGRATIDGRSVSHRAVPAENMMQAFAYRHLVPVDALRVSVIRRGATRSWARVMTPQPVRVPAGGSARIRVSLPPLRQFDQIGLELSEPPEGLSLADVSVTAGGAEIVVRADAAKAKAGSKGNLIVTVSGERVAAGNQAPKSQRRRLTLACLPAILFEIVP, encoded by the coding sequence ATGCCTCGAACGAAAACGTCCGCAGTGCTCGGCCTCGCGGCCGCCACGCTGCTCGCGGCTCCTGCCCTCGGGCAGCAGAATTCCCCGCACATCGGCTACGTCTATCCGGCGGGGGGCCAGCGCGGCACCACGGTCCACGTCAAGGTCGGGGGTCGATATCTCGAGGGCGCGGCGGCGCCCGTGGTGTCGGGCGGCGGCGTGCGCGCGGAGGTCGTCGGCTACGACAAGCCGCTGACCCAGAAGGAAATCGGCGAGTCGCGCGACAAGGTTCAGGAGTTGCTGAAAGGCGGTCCCGATCCCGAGGTGCGCAGGCAGGTCGCCGAGCTCCGGCTGAAGATGGCCGACTCGCTGCGTCGCAATCAGAACCCCGTCATCGCCGAGATCGTGGCCCTCGATATCCTCATCGAACCCGAAGCCGTCGCCGGGCCGCGGTTCCTGCGGCTGATGACGCCACTCGGCCTGTCGGACCCTGTGGTGTTCTGTGTGGGCCAACTGCCCGAGTTTCGCGAGAACGAGGAGAAGCAAAGCCGCGCGGACGCGGAAACCGCGGTGACGCTGCCGGCCGTCGTGAACGGCCGGCTCGTGCCGGGCGACACCGACCGTGCGCAGTTCTTTCCGAGGCAGGGACAGCAGTACGTGCCCGGAGACGTCGACCGCTACCGCTTCGAGGCGCGCAAGGGCGCAGACCTCATCATCGCCGCCAGCGCCCGCGAGCTGATGCCCTACCTGGCCGACGCGGTGCCCGGATGGTTCCAGGCGGTGCTCACGCTCTACGACGCCAACGGCCGCGAGGTGGCGTACGACGATGACGATCGGTTCCTGCCCGATCCGGTGATCCACTTCAAGGTGCCGAGCGAGGGTGAATACGTCGTCGAGATCAAGGACGCGCTCTACCGTGGGCGCGAGGATTTCGTCTACCGCATCACGATCGGCGAAGTTCCGTTCCTGACGTCGATCTTTCCTCTTGGCGGTCCGGCGGGCGTGAAGACGACCGTCCAGGCCACCGGTTGGAACCTGTCGACCAGCCGGGCCACGATGGACGCGACGCACGCGACGCCCGGAGTCTATCCTCTGTCGATGCGACGCGGCGAGGTCTCGTCGAACCGGGTTTCCTTCGCCGTGGACCAGCTGCCGGAGGTGACCGAGCGCGAACCGAACGACACGGCGAAGACCGCGCAGCGCATCTCGCTCCCGGTCATCGTGAATGGCCGAATCCAGCAGCCGGGGGATGTCGACGTCTACAGCTTCACGGGCCGCGCCGGTGGCCGCATCGTCGCCGAGGTCTTCGGGCGGCGGTTGGGCTCACCACTCGATTCCGTGCTCGAACTGACCGACGCGGCCGGCGTCCGGGTGGCATTCAACGACGACCACGACGACAAAGCCGCCGCCCTGGTCACTCACCAGGCCGATTCGCTGATCATCGCGACGCTGCCCGCCAACGGGATCTACCTGCTGCGCATCGGGGACAGGCAGCGCAAGGGGGGAGCCGACTATGGCTACCGCCTGTCCGTCGGCCCGCCACGGCCGGATTTCGAGTTGCGCATGACCCCGTCGGCCGTGAACGCCGCCGCCGGCGCGACCATCCCCGTCTCCGTCCACGCCATCCGCAAGGACGGCTTCGCAGGGGACATCGCGCTGTCATTGAAGGACGCGTCGGACGGGTTCTCGCTGAGCGGAGGAGTCGTACCTGCGGGCCAGGACCAGATCCGCGTGACGCTCACCGTTCCGCCGGTGCCGACCGACACGCCGGTCGGCCTGGTTGTCGAAGGTCGTGCCACGATTGATGGCCGGTCCGTCTCCCACCGCGCCGTGCCGGCCGAGAACATGATGCAAGCCTTCGCCTACCGCCACCTGGTGCCGGTCGACGCCTTACGTGTCTCGGTCATACGGCGGGGAGCCACGCGGTCGTGGGCGCGGGTCATGACGCCCCAGCCGGTGCGCGTTCCCGCAGGCGGCAGTGCCAGGATCCGGGTGTCGTTGCCGCCACTGCGCCAGTTCGACCAGATCGGGCTGGAGCTGAGCGAGCCGCCCGAGGGGCTATCGCTGGCCGACGTGTCGGTGACGGCGGGCGGCGCGGAGATCGTCGTGCGCGCGGACGCGGCGAAGGCCAAGGCCGGCTCGAAGGGTAACCTCATCGTCACCGTGTCGGGCGAGCGCGTGGCCGCCGGCAACCAGGCCCCGAAGTCCCAGCGCCGCCGCCTGACGCTCGCATGCCTGCCGGCAATTCTGTTCGAAATCGTCCCGTAG
- a CDS encoding DUF1501 domain-containing protein, with protein MPLTRREAIRRGVWGTAGLLLADRLGARTRAMAPAARAKAVIQIWLWGGPSHLDTFDPKPEAGNDYTGPLATPIETNVSGIRIGELLPLLARQADKYSLIRSMTHDTNAHETAAYTVQTGRKPGARLVYPGVGAVVALLKGYSAGYSGLIPPYVVLTDLQGRFSEAGFLGQRYAPFATGGDPAQTPFAVQGVITPGVSDQRQRDRRALLHQLDTLGKAAPENAALQAFAQTEDQAYELILGEAGKVFDLSQEKDDERERYGKNTFGQSCLVARRLVERGVPYITINSKGWDTHKQHFQLMRQKLPQLDKGLAALLQDLSARGLLDSTMIWCCGEFGRTPKVQWEPPWNGGRGHWGPAFSALVAGGGFRGGHVVGSSDGRGEEVTDRPVSPADLIGSMYELLGVSADAKLPNPEGLDIRAVPTAADGASPDRILREIM; from the coding sequence ATGCCACTGACACGGCGCGAGGCGATACGTCGGGGAGTCTGGGGCACGGCCGGCCTGTTGCTGGCCGACCGACTGGGTGCCCGGACGCGGGCCATGGCGCCGGCGGCGCGCGCCAAGGCGGTCATCCAGATCTGGTTGTGGGGCGGACCGTCACACCTCGACACGTTTGATCCGAAGCCCGAGGCCGGCAACGACTACACCGGCCCGCTCGCCACACCAATCGAGACGAACGTCAGTGGGATTCGGATTGGCGAACTGCTGCCCCTGCTGGCCAGACAGGCAGACAAGTACTCGCTGATCCGAAGCATGACGCACGACACCAACGCCCATGAGACCGCCGCCTACACGGTGCAGACGGGCCGCAAGCCGGGAGCCAGGCTCGTCTATCCCGGTGTGGGCGCGGTCGTCGCACTGCTGAAGGGCTACAGCGCGGGTTACTCCGGCCTCATTCCGCCGTACGTCGTCCTCACGGATCTGCAGGGCCGCTTTTCTGAAGCCGGCTTCCTGGGCCAGCGCTACGCCCCGTTTGCCACGGGCGGCGACCCCGCGCAAACGCCGTTCGCGGTCCAGGGGGTAATCACGCCGGGAGTCTCGGACCAGCGCCAGCGAGACCGGCGCGCGCTGCTGCACCAGCTCGACACGCTGGGGAAGGCCGCGCCCGAGAACGCTGCGCTCCAGGCGTTCGCGCAGACCGAAGACCAGGCCTACGAACTGATCCTCGGCGAGGCAGGCAAGGTCTTCGACCTCTCACAGGAGAAGGACGACGAGCGCGAGCGCTACGGCAAGAACACCTTCGGGCAATCGTGCCTGGTGGCGCGCCGGCTGGTCGAGCGCGGCGTGCCGTACATCACGATCAACTCGAAGGGATGGGACACGCACAAGCAGCACTTCCAGCTGATGCGCCAGAAGCTGCCGCAGCTCGACAAGGGACTCGCCGCGCTGCTCCAGGATCTGTCCGCGCGGGGACTGCTCGACAGCACGATGATCTGGTGTTGCGGGGAGTTCGGCCGGACGCCCAAGGTGCAGTGGGAACCACCGTGGAACGGCGGCCGGGGACACTGGGGCCCGGCGTTCTCCGCGCTCGTCGCGGGCGGCGGATTCAGGGGGGGCCACGTCGTGGGATCGTCGGATGGCCGGGGCGAAGAAGTGACGGACCGGCCGGTCTCGCCGGCCGATCTCATCGGTAGCATGTACGAACTGCTCGGCGTGTCGGCCGACGCGAAACTGCCAAACCCCGAGGGACTCGACATCCGCGCCGTTCCCACCGCCGCTGATGGGGCGAGCCCCGATCGGATCCTCCGAGAAATCATGTAA
- a CDS encoding DUF1553 domain-containing protein encodes MRTVLVAFVLVLAAAWPGADLSAAPATGTRQSSPLEPGAAPPIRNTIDTLVFGRLKQLNVQPARLCSDAVFVRRVFLDVIGTLPTADETRAFIDETSPTKRQALIDRLLQRDEFADYWAMKWCDALRVKSEFPINLWPNAVQAYHRWIRTAIRDNLPYDRFARELLTASGSNFRVAPVNFYRATQSREPRAIAAMVAETFMGARIENWPAERVAGLAAFFSQIGYKNTGEWKEEIVFFDPDKARAPTAGGQMPAAVFPDGTAARLSSDQDPREVFAAWLVSPENPWFARSLVNRIWFWLLGRGIVHEPDDIRPDNPATHSELLAYLERELVAARFDPKSLYRLILNSSTYQLSAVASGGRADADTYFAAAVVRPLDAEVLIDAIVQITGSAEQYSSPIPEPFTFIPPDQRAIALADGSIRSAFLETFGRPARDTGRAAERTTRPTAAQRLYLLNSTDIQRKLQQGPKLQALLQTKGDAREIATTLYLTILSRPPTDEELKIATGYARSVGGNRRAAVQDLAWALINTAEFRYRH; translated from the coding sequence ATGAGAACGGTACTCGTTGCGTTCGTCCTCGTGCTGGCCGCCGCGTGGCCAGGCGCCGATCTGTCCGCGGCACCAGCAACCGGAACCCGACAATCATCCCCGCTCGAACCGGGGGCCGCGCCCCCGATTCGCAACACGATCGACACGCTCGTCTTCGGCCGTCTGAAGCAGCTCAACGTGCAGCCCGCGCGGCTCTGTTCCGACGCGGTCTTCGTCCGCCGCGTGTTCCTGGATGTGATTGGCACGCTCCCGACGGCCGACGAAACGCGCGCGTTCATCGACGAGACGTCGCCGACCAAGCGGCAGGCCCTCATCGATCGGTTGCTCCAGCGGGACGAGTTCGCCGACTACTGGGCGATGAAATGGTGCGACGCCCTGCGGGTGAAATCGGAGTTTCCGATCAACCTGTGGCCGAACGCGGTGCAGGCCTACCATCGGTGGATCCGGACCGCCATTCGCGACAATCTGCCCTATGACCGGTTCGCGCGCGAACTGCTGACCGCCAGCGGCAGCAATTTCCGCGTGGCGCCCGTCAATTTCTATCGCGCCACCCAGAGCCGGGAGCCCCGGGCGATCGCCGCGATGGTCGCAGAGACCTTCATGGGTGCGCGAATCGAGAACTGGCCGGCCGAGCGCGTCGCCGGACTTGCGGCCTTCTTCTCGCAGATTGGCTACAAGAACACCGGCGAGTGGAAGGAAGAGATCGTCTTCTTCGACCCCGACAAGGCGCGCGCGCCCACGGCAGGCGGTCAGATGCCCGCCGCCGTATTTCCAGACGGCACTGCCGCCCGCCTGTCTTCGGACCAGGATCCCCGCGAGGTATTCGCCGCGTGGCTCGTCTCGCCGGAGAATCCCTGGTTCGCCCGCAGCCTGGTCAATCGCATCTGGTTCTGGTTGCTCGGCCGCGGGATCGTCCACGAACCGGACGACATTCGGCCGGACAACCCCGCGACGCACTCGGAACTCCTCGCGTACCTCGAGCGCGAATTGGTTGCCGCGCGGTTCGACCCGAAGTCCCTCTACCGCCTGATCCTGAACTCGAGCACCTATCAGCTCTCGGCCGTCGCGTCGGGTGGGCGCGCCGACGCGGACACCTACTTCGCTGCGGCGGTGGTGCGGCCGCTCGACGCCGAGGTACTGATCGACGCCATCGTACAGATCACCGGATCCGCCGAACAGTACTCGAGCCCGATCCCCGAACCCTTCACGTTCATCCCGCCCGACCAGCGTGCCATCGCGCTGGCGGACGGCAGCATCAGGAGTGCGTTCCTCGAGACGTTCGGCCGTCCCGCGCGCGACACGGGACGTGCTGCGGAGCGGACGACGCGTCCGACGGCCGCCCAGCGGCTCTACCTGCTCAACTCGACCGACATTCAGCGGAAGCTTCAGCAGGGCCCGAAGCTGCAGGCACTGCTCCAGACGAAGGGCGATGCGCGTGAAATCGCCACGACGTTGTACCTGACGATCCTCTCCCGCCCGCCGACCGACGAGGAACTGAAGATCGCAACCGGATATGCGCGATCGGTTGGCGGCAACCGACGAGCGGCGGTCCAGGATCTGGCGTGGGCGCTCATCAACACCGCCGAGTTCCGGTACCGTCATTGA
- the aroF gene encoding 3-deoxy-7-phosphoheptulonate synthase, with protein sequence MHDLPPAMLVDRQNRPGGTVVSVRGVDFGGREVVIVAGPCAVESEEQILTTARAVRAAGAKALRGGAFKPRTSPYSFQGLKHEGLALLALARAETGLPVVTEVMDPRHIEIVAAHADILQIGSRNMQNFTLLEEVGRSRHPVLLKRGMSATLTEYLQAAEYLLAAGNDRVILCERGIRTFEPSTRNTLDLNAVPLLHRHTHLPVLVDPSHGTGEAWMVPTLACAAVAAGADGLLIEVHCDPANARSDGAQSLTPEAFARLTRQVAAVAAALGRHSAATSPADMLTCTS encoded by the coding sequence ATGCACGACCTGCCGCCCGCCATGCTCGTGGATCGTCAGAACCGGCCCGGCGGCACGGTCGTCTCGGTGCGCGGCGTGGACTTCGGCGGTCGGGAGGTCGTCATCGTCGCCGGGCCGTGCGCGGTCGAGAGCGAAGAGCAGATCCTCACCACGGCCCGGGCCGTACGGGCGGCCGGCGCGAAGGCGCTGCGCGGCGGCGCGTTCAAGCCAAGGACGTCCCCGTACAGCTTTCAGGGCCTCAAGCATGAGGGCCTCGCCCTCCTCGCGCTGGCTCGGGCGGAGACGGGTCTGCCGGTCGTCACCGAGGTCATGGACCCGCGCCACATCGAGATCGTTGCGGCGCACGCCGACATCCTCCAGATCGGGTCGCGCAACATGCAGAATTTCACGCTGCTCGAGGAGGTCGGCCGCAGCCGGCATCCCGTGCTCCTGAAACGCGGCATGAGCGCGACGCTCACCGAGTACCTGCAGGCGGCCGAGTATCTGCTCGCCGCCGGCAACGACCGCGTCATCCTGTGCGAGCGGGGCATTCGGACGTTCGAACCCTCGACGCGCAATACGCTCGATCTCAACGCCGTGCCGCTGCTCCACCGGCACACCCACCTGCCGGTGCTCGTGGATCCCAGTCACGGGACGGGCGAGGCCTGGATGGTCCCGACGCTGGCCTGTGCCGCGGTCGCCGCCGGCGCCGACGGCCTGCTCATCGAAGTCCACTGTGATCCGGCCAATGCCCGGAGCGACGGCGCGCAATCGCTGACGCCAGAGGCGTTCGCCCGTCTCACGAGGCAGGTCGCCGCTGTCGCGGCCGCGCTCGGGCGCCACTCGGCAGCGACAAGCCCCGCCGACATGTTGACGTGCACATCATGA
- a CDS encoding Rid family hydrolase, translating into MATSTLIPPPVLTVSLRPRSDEERREMVALGILTADGRIPSPGLAAGTGPSREPVEKRAVTAGAILNEAYDYPRPSSFARAIRFDLGDKSMIMISGTASIDEAGQTTNVGDFRAQLWRTYRNIAGLLASEGATWQDVVRTTCYLRDIERDYKDFNEVRTALFTWLGLEPLPASTGIQARLCREDLLVEIEAIAVVPRRVGDR; encoded by the coding sequence ATGGCTACCTCAACGCTCATCCCTCCCCCGGTTCTCACCGTCAGTCTCCGGCCCCGTTCGGACGAAGAACGCCGGGAGATGGTGGCGCTCGGCATCCTGACGGCCGATGGCCGGATTCCCTCGCCGGGCCTGGCCGCCGGTACCGGCCCCTCGCGCGAACCCGTAGAGAAACGGGCGGTGACCGCCGGGGCGATCTTGAACGAGGCGTACGACTATCCGCGGCCCTCGTCGTTTGCCCGCGCCATCCGTTTCGACCTCGGCGACAAGTCGATGATCATGATCTCGGGCACGGCCAGCATCGACGAGGCCGGCCAGACGACGAACGTGGGGGATTTCCGGGCACAGCTGTGGCGGACCTACCGGAACATCGCCGGCCTACTCGCCTCCGAGGGCGCCACCTGGCAGGATGTCGTGCGCACGACCTGCTACCTGCGGGACATCGAGCGCGACTACAAGGACTTCAACGAGGTCCGCACGGCTCTCTTCACCTGGCTCGGCCTCGAACCGCTCCCGGCCAGCACCGGCATCCAGGCGCGGCTGTGCCGCGAGGATCTCCTGGTCGAGATCGAAGCCATCGCCGTGGTCCCACGCCGGGTGGGAGACCGGTGA